A single genomic interval of Streptomyces graminofaciens harbors:
- a CDS encoding PaaX family transcriptional regulator, giving the protein MENDDILDAPDTSDGPQPRPQSLMLAFFGNHVLEENDDGMCVYSGSIIDVLGRVGVGEQAVRSTLTRMVNRGLLRRQRDGRRMYFGLTPQALRVLHDGRTRIWKQGAVNDDWDGSWTLLGFSLPDSWKRQRHDLRSRLTWSGFGALYSGLWIAPGSVDISGVVSELGLADHVKIFHARADVATDIELMIRDTWDLESIAARYVTFDKRWTARLDGGPGDDPIGTRLRLVSEWLWTIRTDPRLPTRHLPARWPAGPAQETFRRIAEQTTEPARRMAHGLLETIPSR; this is encoded by the coding sequence GTGGAGAACGACGACATCCTGGACGCTCCGGACACCTCGGACGGCCCACAGCCGCGCCCCCAGTCCCTCATGCTCGCCTTCTTCGGCAACCACGTGCTGGAGGAGAACGACGACGGCATGTGTGTCTACTCGGGCAGCATCATCGATGTGCTCGGCCGTGTGGGGGTGGGTGAGCAGGCCGTACGTTCCACGCTGACGCGGATGGTCAACCGGGGGCTGCTGCGGCGGCAACGCGACGGTCGCCGTATGTACTTCGGACTGACGCCGCAGGCACTGCGCGTGCTGCACGACGGCCGTACGCGCATCTGGAAGCAGGGCGCGGTCAACGACGACTGGGACGGTTCCTGGACCCTGCTGGGCTTCTCCCTGCCGGACTCCTGGAAGCGCCAGCGCCACGACCTGCGCTCCCGGCTGACCTGGTCCGGCTTCGGCGCCCTCTACAGCGGACTGTGGATCGCCCCGGGCAGCGTCGACATCTCCGGCGTCGTCTCCGAGCTGGGGCTCGCCGACCACGTCAAGATCTTCCACGCACGGGCCGACGTCGCCACCGACATCGAGCTGATGATCCGGGACACCTGGGACCTGGAGAGCATCGCGGCCCGTTACGTCACCTTCGACAAGCGGTGGACGGCACGGCTCGACGGCGGGCCCGGTGACGATCCGATCGGGACGCGGCTACGGCTGGTCAGCGAGTGGCTCTGGACCATCCGCACGGACCCGAGACTGCCCACCCGCCACCTCCCCGCCCGCTGGCCCGCGGGCCCGGCCCAGGAAACCTTCCGACGCATCGCCGAACAGACCACGGAGCCCGCGCGGCGCATGGCCCACGGGCTGCTGGAGACCATTCCGTCCCGCTAG
- a CDS encoding TetR/AcrR family transcriptional regulator — translation MPEEDVVLLRGLDAFAELGYDRASARELARRLGVSHNFINDRYGSKAAFWRAVVDAAMGAQLALMPPVDPTADDAEQVRQFISGLYRTSVVTPQLGRIFVDEFGRDTERLDYVYERYIAPVLKGVMASIERLVATGRMASVPLDVLFFAIMGPISGMVEVPLARRLGRSDDASPEQLSDTAEALATLVINGLLATGRGAGNGRASAG, via the coding sequence GTGCCCGAGGAGGACGTCGTCCTGCTGCGTGGCCTGGACGCCTTCGCGGAGCTGGGCTACGACCGGGCCTCCGCCCGCGAACTGGCCCGCCGCCTGGGCGTCAGCCACAACTTCATCAACGACCGCTACGGCTCCAAGGCTGCCTTCTGGCGCGCGGTCGTCGACGCCGCCATGGGGGCGCAGCTGGCGCTGATGCCGCCGGTGGACCCCACGGCCGACGACGCCGAGCAGGTACGGCAGTTCATCTCCGGGCTCTACCGGACCTCCGTGGTGACGCCCCAGCTCGGCCGGATCTTCGTCGACGAGTTCGGCCGGGACACCGAGCGGCTGGACTATGTGTACGAGCGCTACATCGCCCCGGTCCTGAAGGGCGTGATGGCCAGCATCGAGCGGCTCGTCGCCACCGGACGCATGGCGTCCGTCCCGCTCGACGTGCTGTTCTTCGCCATCATGGGCCCCATCAGCGGCATGGTCGAGGTACCCCTGGCGCGACGCCTCGGCCGGTCCGACGACGCCTCACCGGAACAACTCTCGGACACGGCCGAGGCGTTGGCGACGCTCGTGATCAACGGGCTCCTGGCGACGGGGCGGGGGGCAGGGAACGGGCGTGCGTCTGCTGGGTGA
- a CDS encoding oxygenase MpaB family protein: MTAHQPPPTTPGRVINLMLTAGDPLADAVVAELDALGGPARRALDAGLRHGLASLDEQPPEAIALLLEQSETAPAWADPLMPHRGDVVSLSVPPMWFGLCSLTSALAHSYASPAVARLLARTGEPTAMASRRLVESAVWVRQTMRPGGLLRGAPGYVAAVQRRLLHARIRITALEGGWDTSEWGLPIGQTDLARMWLGLTYVPFRALAAVGIELDAEEQFQLYRYWSYVGHLLGLDENYCKDVVDHADAARLRDFLDSTTAAPDENSRALTAAMVEAQARAMAGAPGAVLSEEQLRDLVHSVLRRSIGEEQAERLGVPVPAAHHLLPLISKLNRQSRYWQTFSPASAGEARRRALDGPGPELIAAVLPGGFTGRPWAGADRPGVPAA, encoded by the coding sequence ATGACCGCACACCAGCCACCCCCCACGACCCCCGGGCGCGTGATCAACCTGATGCTCACCGCCGGGGACCCCCTCGCCGACGCCGTCGTCGCCGAGCTGGACGCCCTCGGCGGCCCGGCCCGGCGAGCCCTCGACGCCGGGCTCCGGCACGGCCTGGCGAGCCTGGACGAGCAGCCCCCCGAGGCGATCGCCCTACTGCTGGAGCAGTCGGAGACCGCCCCGGCGTGGGCCGACCCGCTGATGCCGCACCGGGGCGATGTGGTGAGCCTGTCCGTACCGCCCATGTGGTTCGGGCTCTGCTCGCTCACCAGCGCGCTCGCGCACAGCTACGCGTCCCCGGCCGTCGCCCGGCTGCTGGCCCGGACGGGCGAGCCCACGGCCATGGCGTCACGCCGGCTCGTGGAGAGCGCGGTGTGGGTACGGCAGACCATGCGCCCGGGAGGGCTGCTGCGCGGGGCCCCCGGCTATGTGGCGGCCGTTCAGCGGCGGCTGCTCCACGCCCGGATACGGATCACCGCGCTCGAAGGCGGCTGGGACACCTCCGAGTGGGGGCTGCCGATCGGCCAGACCGACCTCGCCCGGATGTGGCTGGGCCTCACCTACGTCCCGTTCCGGGCGCTGGCCGCCGTCGGTATCGAACTCGACGCCGAGGAGCAGTTCCAGCTCTACCGCTACTGGTCGTACGTCGGCCATCTGCTGGGCCTGGACGAGAACTACTGCAAGGACGTCGTCGACCATGCCGACGCCGCCCGTCTGCGGGACTTCCTGGACTCCACCACGGCCGCCCCCGACGAGAACTCCCGGGCCCTGACCGCGGCCATGGTCGAGGCACAGGCCCGCGCGATGGCCGGTGCGCCGGGTGCCGTGCTGTCCGAGGAGCAGCTGCGCGACCTCGTCCACAGCGTGCTCCGGCGGTCCATCGGGGAGGAGCAGGCGGAGCGGCTGGGCGTCCCGGTCCCCGCCGCACACCACCTGCTGCCGCTGATCAGCAAGCTCAACCGCCAGTCCCGTTACTGGCAGACGTTCTCGCCCGCCTCGGCCGGGGAGGCCCGCCGCCGGGCACTCGACGGGCCCGGGCCCGAGCTGATCGCCGCCGTTCTCCCCGGCGGCTTCACCGGCCGGCCGTGGGCGGGAGCGGATCGCCCGGGCGTACCGGCAGCCTGA
- a CDS encoding MFS transporter has product MPRTSASVDLPDTDAQPPAPAADPPHRHRWWILAVIGVAQLMVVLDATIVNIALPSAQQDLGFSDGDRQWIVTAYALAFGSLLLLGGRIADLFGRKTTFLVGLVGFAGASALGGAAGSFEMLVAARAGQGVFGALLAPAALSLLTTTFTDPRERGKAFGVYGAIAGAGGAVGLLLGGVLTEHLDWRWTLYVNLVFAAMAFVGGAILLGRASRDKSAKIDVPGAVLVSAGLFCLVYGFSNAESHDWSSPATWGFLVAGAALLTTFTWWQTRSPHPLLPLRVLLDRNRGASFVSVLIIGAGMFGVFLFLTYYLQQSLGYTPIETGLAFLPMIGGLMLTSTLASTVVIPRMGPKPVVPLGMGMAAAAMVWLTALDLNSSYATDIMPPLVLAGLGFGLIMAPAMSLATDGVRTEDAGVASAAVNTMQQVGGSLGTALLNTLSTSAAADYLVGKNPKDPAVLAGAGLEAYSTAYWWSAAFFAAGVIISGLMYRRGAPVHNPDAAPVVHM; this is encoded by the coding sequence ATGCCCCGAACCTCAGCCTCCGTCGACCTGCCCGACACGGACGCCCAGCCCCCCGCCCCGGCCGCCGACCCACCGCACCGCCATCGCTGGTGGATCCTCGCCGTGATCGGTGTGGCCCAGCTGATGGTGGTGCTGGACGCGACGATCGTGAACATCGCGCTGCCGTCGGCCCAGCAGGACCTGGGCTTCTCCGACGGCGACCGGCAGTGGATCGTCACCGCCTACGCGCTCGCCTTCGGCAGCCTGCTCCTGCTCGGCGGCCGTATAGCCGACCTGTTCGGCCGCAAGACGACCTTCCTCGTCGGCCTGGTCGGCTTCGCCGGCGCCTCCGCCCTCGGCGGCGCGGCCGGCAGCTTCGAGATGCTCGTCGCCGCCCGCGCCGGGCAGGGTGTGTTCGGCGCGCTGCTCGCCCCGGCCGCCCTGTCGCTGCTGACCACGACGTTCACCGATCCCAGGGAGCGCGGCAAGGCCTTCGGCGTGTACGGCGCCATCGCCGGCGCGGGCGGTGCCGTCGGCCTGCTGCTCGGCGGTGTGCTGACCGAGCACCTCGACTGGCGCTGGACCCTGTACGTCAACCTGGTCTTCGCCGCGATGGCCTTCGTCGGCGGGGCGATCCTGCTCGGCCGTGCGAGCCGCGACAAGTCCGCCAAGATCGACGTCCCGGGTGCCGTCCTGGTCTCCGCCGGTCTGTTCTGCCTGGTCTACGGGTTCTCCAACGCCGAGAGCCACGACTGGAGTTCGCCCGCCACCTGGGGTTTCCTCGTCGCCGGAGCCGCCCTTCTCACCACGTTCACCTGGTGGCAGACCCGCTCCCCGCACCCGCTGCTTCCGCTGCGTGTGCTGCTCGACCGCAACCGGGGAGCCTCGTTCGTCTCCGTCCTGATCATCGGCGCGGGCATGTTCGGGGTGTTCCTCTTCCTCACCTACTACCTGCAGCAGAGCCTCGGCTACACGCCCATCGAGACCGGGCTGGCCTTCCTGCCCATGATCGGCGGGCTGATGCTCACCTCGACGCTCGCCTCCACCGTGGTCATCCCGCGCATGGGCCCCAAGCCGGTGGTGCCGCTGGGCATGGGCATGGCCGCCGCCGCGATGGTCTGGCTGACCGCCCTCGACCTGAACAGCTCGTACGCGACGGACATCATGCCGCCACTGGTCCTGGCGGGACTCGGCTTCGGTCTGATCATGGCGCCCGCCATGAGCCTGGCCACGGACGGGGTGCGCACCGAGGACGCGGGCGTCGCCTCGGCGGCCGTCAACACCATGCAGCAGGTCGGCGGCTCCCTCGGCACCGCGCTGCTCAACACCCTCTCCACCAGCGCCGCCGCCGACTATCTCGTCGGCAAGAACCCCAAGGACCCCGCCGTTCTCGCGGGTGCCGGACTTGAGGCCTACTCCACCGCGTACTGGTGGTCGGCCGCCTTCTTCGCCGCCGGCGTGATCATCAGCGGCCTCATGTACCGGCGCGGCGCGCCCGTCCACAACCCGGACGCGGCACCCGTGGTGCACATGTGA
- a CDS encoding MoaF-related domain-containing protein: protein MSNLTYAGKTFRFTVDNGVVFHNTYAADGTTLHYETVAGPTKGAVEDVDLHAAEVVPGVFVLGWLEKSGMTITHAMNLNTGTVHAFWTYETPDGRVAELHTGTLEEI, encoded by the coding sequence ATGAGCAACCTGACCTACGCGGGGAAGACCTTCCGCTTCACCGTCGACAACGGCGTTGTCTTCCACAACACCTACGCGGCCGACGGCACCACTCTGCACTACGAGACGGTCGCCGGGCCGACGAAGGGCGCGGTCGAGGACGTCGACCTGCACGCCGCCGAGGTCGTCCCCGGTGTCTTCGTCCTCGGCTGGCTGGAGAAGTCCGGCATGACCATCACCCACGCCATGAACCTCAACACCGGGACGGTCCACGCCTTCTGGACCTACGAGACCCCCGACGGCCGGGTGGCCGAACTCCACACCGGCACGCTTGAGGAGATCTGA
- a CDS encoding nuclear transport factor 2 family protein — protein sequence MSSKEIVVNAAGELFGAKDPSAVDRWVAADYRQHSSLAADGPEALRQLVAGLPEGFRYEGARVIADGDLVALHGTYHGFGPHPLVAFDLFRVDADGRLAEHWDALTPVVTDTASGRSQTDGPTEPGDLDRTEANRALVTEFAEKVLVGADYSVLTDYISTETYHQHNPEAADGLDGFGAAAGKWAEQGKNLVYKTVHKVLAEGDLVLLQSEGEFGEAVAYWDLFRVADGKIVEHWDVIAPVPAELPHSNGLF from the coding sequence GTGAGCAGCAAGGAAATCGTCGTCAACGCAGCGGGTGAACTCTTCGGGGCGAAGGACCCGAGCGCGGTGGACCGCTGGGTGGCCGCTGACTACCGTCAGCACAGCAGCCTGGCCGCGGATGGTCCGGAGGCCCTGCGCCAACTGGTGGCGGGGCTGCCGGAGGGCTTCCGCTACGAGGGTGCCCGGGTGATCGCCGACGGTGATCTGGTCGCGCTGCACGGCACTTACCACGGCTTCGGGCCGCATCCGCTGGTGGCGTTCGACCTGTTCCGCGTCGACGCGGACGGCAGGCTGGCCGAGCACTGGGACGCGCTCACCCCGGTCGTCACGGACACCGCCTCCGGCCGCTCGCAGACCGACGGGCCGACCGAGCCGGGCGACCTGGACCGGACCGAGGCCAACCGCGCGCTGGTCACCGAGTTCGCCGAGAAGGTCCTCGTCGGCGCCGACTACTCGGTGCTGACCGACTACATCTCCACCGAGACGTACCACCAGCACAACCCGGAGGCCGCCGACGGCCTGGACGGCTTCGGTGCCGCAGCCGGCAAGTGGGCGGAGCAGGGCAAGAACCTGGTCTACAAGACCGTCCACAAGGTCCTCGCCGAGGGCGATCTCGTGCTGCTGCAGTCCGAGGGCGAGTTCGGCGAGGCGGTCGCCTACTGGGACCTGTTCCGCGTCGCGGACGGCAAGATCGTCGAACACTGGGACGTCATCGCCCCCGTACCGGCCGAACTCCCGCACTCCAACGGCCTGTTCTGA
- a CDS encoding AraC family transcriptional regulator: MPMVETGQAPVVQRDYRNPTRPDLGLEILTFADLRDRLPGAQFTRLNRLDFHHLTLVHRGEGTGMVDFVDHPCRPGTLLHIRPGQVQRLPTAPGGGPADLDATIVLFTPAFPPRLPSTARVTDDPFGPASWQLDALDHDRFRRTLADLAAEYAGPPDREPEITRELLRQLLAVTLLRIARLPAPEGGVRTLAAQEPYRRFRHELERSFAVVRQAHDYAARLGYSLKTLNRACRRATGHTAKQLVDARVALEAKRLLAHTDLPVAAISHRLGFTEPTNFSKFFTRATGQTPGTFREAQS; encoded by the coding sequence ATGCCTATGGTGGAAACGGGACAAGCTCCGGTGGTCCAGCGGGACTATCGCAATCCGACGCGGCCTGATCTGGGCCTGGAGATCCTCACGTTCGCGGACCTCAGGGACCGTCTGCCGGGCGCACAGTTCACACGGCTGAACCGGCTGGACTTCCATCACCTCACCCTGGTCCACCGGGGCGAGGGCACCGGGATGGTCGACTTCGTGGACCACCCCTGCCGGCCGGGGACGCTGCTGCACATCCGCCCCGGGCAGGTGCAGCGGCTGCCCACGGCCCCCGGCGGCGGCCCCGCGGACCTGGACGCCACGATCGTCCTGTTCACCCCGGCCTTCCCGCCCCGGCTCCCGTCGACCGCCCGGGTGACCGACGACCCCTTCGGCCCGGCCTCCTGGCAGCTCGACGCCCTAGACCACGACCGGTTTCGCCGCACCCTGGCCGACCTGGCCGCGGAGTACGCCGGACCGCCCGACCGGGAGCCGGAGATCACCAGGGAACTCCTGCGCCAACTGCTGGCCGTGACCCTGCTGCGGATCGCCCGGCTGCCCGCCCCCGAGGGCGGCGTACGGACCCTGGCCGCGCAGGAGCCGTACCGCCGCTTCCGGCACGAGCTGGAGCGCTCCTTCGCCGTCGTACGCCAGGCCCACGACTACGCCGCCCGCCTCGGCTACTCCCTCAAGACCCTCAACCGTGCCTGCCGACGTGCCACCGGGCACACCGCGAAACAGCTCGTCGACGCCCGTGTGGCCCTGGAGGCCAAGCGGCTGCTGGCCCACACCGACCTGCCCGTCGCCGCGATCAGCCACCGCCTCGGCTTCACCGAGCCCACCAACTTCAGCAAGTTCTTCACGCGGGCGACAGGACAGACCCCGGGCACGTTCCGGGAGGCGCAGAGCTGA
- a CDS encoding MFS transporter, with the protein MSLLANTPVEKMTGPYRRRWWALLVLCLSLLIVVMANTSLIVAAPDMTTDLGLSSSDLQWVIDGYTVPYAALMLVLGAVGDKYSRRGALVAGLLVFAGGSVMGSLVDETNLVITARAIMGVGAAVVMPATLSLLVATFPRRERTKAITAWTATSGLAIAAGPLLAGRLLEDHAWGSTFLINVPIALVAVVGAFFLVPPSKAEGMGRIDYVGGLLSIVSVGSLVYAIIEGPHFGWGKGPVTAAVVAGVGLLAFVLWELRHPHPMLDVRKFLLRPFSGSMIAVLFFFFGTFGAIYYSTQFLQFILGYDALETGIRLVPLAGAVFVGAAITGKLTPKLGVKPMVVTGMAIGATAVLLLTRIESGSTYGGFLPTMLMLGFAIGLSVSPATDTIMDTFPESELGVGGGANDTSLELGGSLGIALLGSLLSTAYKDKLTDLVGAQLPADALHTAQESAGAGLAVAQEVAKNPAGGAQQAQALVDAVHQAFAHGVAHTSLIGGVIMTVGTIVVLVILPGRRKADKPEPEAEPVPETLEAQKLKEGAGAA; encoded by the coding sequence ATGTCCCTCCTCGCGAACACCCCCGTCGAGAAGATGACGGGCCCGTACCGGCGGCGCTGGTGGGCGCTGCTGGTGCTGTGCCTGAGCCTGCTGATCGTGGTCATGGCGAACACCTCGCTGATCGTGGCCGCCCCGGACATGACCACGGATCTGGGCCTGTCCAGCAGTGACCTCCAATGGGTCATCGACGGCTACACCGTCCCGTACGCGGCGCTGATGCTGGTGCTGGGCGCGGTCGGCGACAAGTACAGCCGCCGTGGCGCGCTCGTCGCCGGTCTGCTGGTCTTCGCGGGCGGTTCCGTGATGGGCAGCCTGGTCGACGAGACGAACCTGGTCATCACGGCCCGGGCGATCATGGGCGTCGGCGCGGCCGTCGTCATGCCCGCCACGCTCTCCCTGCTGGTCGCCACCTTCCCCAGGCGCGAGCGGACCAAGGCCATCACCGCCTGGACCGCCACCTCCGGCCTCGCGATAGCAGCCGGACCGCTGCTGGCGGGCCGGCTGCTGGAGGACCACGCCTGGGGCTCGACGTTCCTGATCAACGTGCCCATCGCGCTCGTGGCCGTCGTCGGCGCGTTCTTCCTCGTACCGCCGTCCAAGGCGGAGGGCATGGGCCGAATCGACTACGTCGGCGGGCTGCTCTCCATCGTCTCCGTGGGCTCCCTGGTCTACGCGATCATCGAGGGCCCGCACTTCGGCTGGGGCAAGGGCCCGGTCACCGCGGCCGTCGTCGCCGGTGTGGGCCTGCTCGCCTTCGTCCTGTGGGAGCTGCGCCACCCGCACCCCATGCTGGACGTCCGCAAGTTCCTGCTGCGCCCCTTCAGCGGCTCGATGATCGCGGTGCTGTTCTTCTTCTTCGGCACGTTCGGCGCGATCTACTACTCCACCCAGTTCCTGCAGTTCATCCTCGGCTACGACGCCCTGGAGACCGGCATACGGCTGGTGCCGCTGGCCGGAGCCGTGTTCGTCGGTGCCGCGATCACCGGGAAGCTGACCCCGAAGCTGGGCGTGAAGCCGATGGTGGTCACCGGCATGGCGATCGGCGCGACGGCAGTCCTCCTGCTCACCCGGATCGAGTCGGGCTCGACGTACGGCGGCTTCCTGCCCACGATGCTGATGCTCGGCTTCGCGATCGGTCTGAGCGTCTCGCCGGCCACCGACACCATCATGGACACCTTCCCCGAGTCGGAGCTGGGCGTGGGCGGCGGCGCCAACGACACCTCGCTGGAGCTCGGCGGCTCCCTCGGTATCGCGCTGCTGGGCTCGCTGCTGAGCACCGCGTACAAGGACAAGCTGACCGACCTGGTGGGCGCCCAGTTGCCGGCGGACGCCCTGCACACGGCGCAGGAGTCGGCGGGCGCCGGGCTCGCCGTCGCCCAGGAGGTCGCGAAGAACCCGGCCGGCGGTGCCCAGCAGGCGCAGGCCCTTGTCGACGCCGTCCACCAGGCCTTCGCCCACGGTGTCGCCCACACCAGCCTCATCGGCGGCGTCATCATGACCGTCGGCACGATCGTCGTCCTCGTGATCCTCCCCGGGCGCCGCAAGGCCGACAAGCCCGAGCCGGAGGCGGAGCCGGTGCCGGAGACGCTCGAGGCGCAGAAGCTGAAAGAGGGCGCGGGCGCCGCCTGA